The Coleofasciculaceae cyanobacterium genome contains the following window.
TTTGTTGATAACAGTCTTTGGTAAAAGAGCTTCGAGTAAGGTTTGTACTTTGTAAGTTCCACTAATATGAAATCGACTTTCTATAGTTAAATGAAGTCCCAATCGCAATGCTAGATCATCTTGGTAAGGATCGATTTTGAGAATATCTTGAGCTAAGTAACCAAATTGATATAAAGCTTTTCTAGCTTCGCATCCAGCCCTGTTTAAAAAACTATCTGTCCACAAACCAGGACGAACTGTAATGATTCCTTCTTCTGGTTGTTCTACCTTACCTTGCAGATTTTGTTGTCCGACTAGGTGGACTCGAACATTCCAGATTCGCGAAGTTTCTACACTCGCCATTAATCCGCCTTTTCGGTGTCTACCTTCTACCCAAGTAGCTTGAACCGTCAGACAATCTAAAGCAAAAGCGTGTTTGGCTATAGTTTTAATTTTCTCATATCTTGGATAATGGTTGTTGTTCCAACCAATTTCTTCAATCAAATCGCTAATTTTGAGATTGAATTCATTCACCCAAGGCTGCTCTTGTCGCATGGTATGAGCAGCGAAAATAAGGTGTAATTTGGCGGTGTTTGTGCCAAACTTATCGATGATTTGTAGAGCTTCCTCCCAAGGTAAAAGGGATATATCACCTGGGTTGGTGATGTAATGCTCGATAATGTTACTGGATTTTCCTTTAGCTCGATGTAGAAAAAAGGCTAATCCTGAAGGGTCTTTTTCCCACAAATCTTTTCTTAACTGAGCGCGGAGACTAGACACCATCGGAGCAGAAGTAGCAGCAGGAGTAAAATATTCGTCCTTCTTGTATAAACTCGGTTCGGTATTCGGTAAATCGGTAAGTTTACTTACTTCCATTATATCTACAGAAGCGATATTTTTTTTGGTTTCTTTTGTTTCAACAGAAGTAGTCTGTTTTCTTTCCATCTTGCTCCATCTTAAATTGAAGTAGTACCTAACGATAGTTACTCGAATAACGGAGTATTATTAACTAGTAAAAAATTATTAACTATATTAGTATTAGTGTAGCTTTTTAGCTAAAAAGAGATTAAAAAGTATCGATCATCTTAAATATTCTTCAACTACAGCAATGTGCAGAAAGTTTAAGACTAAAAGTAATAATGCCATACTGCGTTCGACACAATCTTCATCATTTATTATTGGCTAGATGTTTAGATGACTTATCCACATGGATGCTAATACTTTTTGTGAAAGATGGTTTGAAATCGATAAACTAACCCAGCAGGAAAAAGAAGAAGCCAAGAAAGTTTGGGGATATAGAGCTAAATGCGTCAGGCTACTTAGTGCTGTCTTAAAGAAACCGACCAACACAGTTGATAAATGGGGTTCGCGGTTTGAAAAAATGCCTAAAGATCTGGAGTCTTCCTTATTCTATGCTGATTCTATTAGACTCTTAATTAAGACTATGCCCCAAGACTTACTCTATCTCTACTTGTCAAAAAATCAAATTTAAACAATACTCGAATAAAAGAGTATAATATTTTTGATAAAGAATTGAGAAAATCAATTATTTTTGAGATAGACAATAAATAATGAGTAGGTACTAACCTAAAAGAAGAAATTCAAAAAAATTCAGGAATCAAAGATTTTTTGATGCTAATACTTTAATTTAGGACTTTTTAGCCCCGTGTCTATTAATTCTAATTCTTGCCGAATTATCGCCATATTTAACCAAGCTGGGGGAGTAGCGAAAACTACCCTGACCCATAACTTGGGTTATCACCTAGCACAAAGAAAACATCGGGTTCTCCTCATCGATATGGACCCTCAAGCAAGTCTGACTAAATTTATGGGCTTAGTACCAGCGCAGTTAGATAAAACAGTTGCTGATGCCATTATTGAAGAACAGCCCTTACCCATTACCGAAGATATTCACGGTATAGACTTAGCTCCTACTAATAGAATCCTCTCCACTACTGAAATGCAGTTAGTCAGTGCCGAAATGCGCGACCTGCGACTCAAAGAAGCTATAGAACCAGTTAAAGATGCTTACGACTTTATCCTGCTCGACTGTCCCCCCAGTTTAGGCTTACTCTCTTACATTTCCTTAGTGGCAGCTACTCATGTTCTCGTTCCCATTGAAACTCATGTTAAAGCTTTCGAGGGAACTAACGAGCTTTTACAAACCGTAACCAGAGTTAAAAATCGAGCTAATCGTTCCTTAGAGATAGCGGGTTTTGTTCCTACCCGTTATGACCGCAGAAATTCAGCCGATACTCGAACTTTAGGCGCAATTTCTACACAGCTATCAAGCTGGGGCAAAGTTTTTCCCCCCATTCCCCGCGCCACGTCTTTTGTTGATGCTTCTGAAGAGCGAGAACCATTAGCTGTTTACGACCCCAAACATTCGGCTGTTACTCTTCTTGATTCTTTAGCCACTGCTATGGAGGAACTATCATGAGTCGTCGTAAAAGTGAAAAACCATTTGGTAGTCAGATTAATGCTCCTTGGGCTGATGAATCTAAAAGCGAGACAAAAGCAGCAGCTACTTTAGTTTTAATTAAAGAAATTCATCTCCCCCCACAACAACCCCGACGCTATTTTGACCCCGACGCTTTGAAGGAGTTAGTCAACTCGATCGAACAACATGGTATTCTCCAACCCCTCTTAGTACGTCCTATGACATCAGGAGGCTATGAACTCGTAGCAGGAGAACGACGCTATCGGGCAGCAATGTCAAGCGAACTAATTGAAGTCCCCGCAGTGATTCGCGAACTGAGTAATTCCGATGCTCTTACCCTTGCCCTAATCGAAAATCTCCAACGGGAAGACCTCAATCCTGTAGAGGAAACTGAGGGAATTTTACAACTGCTCTCTCTGCACCTTGAAATTACTGTAGAAGAGGCAATTTCTCTACTTTATCGCCTGAATAATGAATCTAAAGGAAAAGTTACCCGTAACGTTACGGGTAAAGAGACGGTCGCTCAAGTAGAAAAACTTTTCAACTCCATCGGCACTATGAATTGGTCGTCTTTTGTCAGAAATCGTTTACCTTTGCTCAAGCTGCCTCAAGATATCAGAGAAGCCCTCCAATTGGGAAAAATTGCTTATACAAAAGCTACTGTAATTGCACGGATTAAAGACGATCGAGTTCGTAACTCTTTACTGTTAGAAACTATAAAAAATAACCTCTCATTGAGCCAAATCAAAGAAAAGATCGAAGAGCTTCAGCCAAATTCAGACAAGCCATCAGACCCCCTTCCAAAGCGTCTTAAAACTGCTTACCAACAAATCAACAAGTCAAAGGTGTGGTCAGACCCCAAGAAACGACAAAAACTAGAAAAGCTTTTAAGTCAATTAGAAGCTCTAACTTCAGCCAAATAACCCAAGTCAAAAAAGTTACCCGTAACGTTACGGGTAACTTAAAACTCCGCCGTCGCTCAAGTAAAAAAACAAGCCAGGATAGTAAGCGCAATGAGAATCGGGTCAGACAATTTTAGAAATTCTAAAAACTCATCTTTGACTGGTCAAAGCAATAATTCTCGCTCGGCTGAGGCGAAAATTAGAGCAATTATGGCAATCTGGCTTGACTATATTCGACTAGAAGATCTAACCAATGCTAAGGTAGATGCACAACGTCATGGAGTTGACTACGTATGGGATAAAGGAGTTAGTCTCATTGGCAATCATCTCATTATTGACAAGACATTATTCAAAACTCTAAAGCAAAAAAAGAAGGCTTGTGCCGACCGAAATAGAGAAGAGGACTATCAGATTGCCGTGGCATTTCCAAGTATTGCTCAGTTTGAGAATAATCTTCGTAAATTTCGTCCCCTCTTTACCATCGATCTTACTCCTATCTTGTCGGTCAACTATCGTCAAAAAGGATGGGATTTAACCGAGTTCGAGTTTCATCCCGTTTTACCCAACCTAATTAAATTTTACGGAATTGAAGAAGAAGAAGCAGAACGTCTGCCCACACGCGAAGGCTTATTTGTGTTTCTCGAAGCCGTTTTTAATCGCACTTTTCCGACCCTGCAAGATTTTCTGAACTTAATCGAACTTCCAGAAAAGCCCTTACGTTGCCAACCAGTACCTTATCTACTGCGTTTTGGCTTCGCGAATTATAATCACCATCTAAAAAAAGATTTTCAAAATCTTCAGGGACAATTGGACTATCCCTGGCCAATTTCAGGACATCCCGCTTACGAGTATCTATTTGGTTTACCTCAACCTCCCAAACAAGAGCAATTATTTCTCGGTGCTTGGGCTACCTCCCCTCCCGATGAAGCTCAAGCAACAGCCCTCAAACATTCTTGTTCTCACGGTCTGACGGCGGTAATTGGACCACCAGGACACGGCAAAACTCATGTCGTGCTGCATAAAATAGCGCAACAGGTGGTCGAGCGGGCTGTCAAACTGGCACAACAGGGATTAGATGAGAATAACTTGACCGTAGTAGCCAGTACTAACAACCGTGCGGTTAACAATGTTGAAACTTATCTTTCAGAACAATTTGACAATGACTTTTTCTATTTATCTCAAGCAGGAGAAGATAGAGATAGCTTGAGAAAGAAAGTTTTGCCAAAATTACAAGCTGCTCTCAATTGGTTGAATGAAACGACGTTCGAGCAAGCCGAGTGGGAGCAAGCCAAAAAACGGTTATTGTCGGCGGTCGGAGAATTTCAATCTTATCGGGAGCGGGCTGAACTAGAGCAAAAACAACGAGTATCTGACGAACGACAATTAGAGCAGAATCGAATCGAGATTGAGAAACTAACTCAAGCAATTGAAGCGATACAGAGCGAACAGCAGCAGTTATCATCAAATGAAGAAACCGAATGTTCTCAGTTTCCCCGCGAGCCAATTGAAAGGATTGCTAGGGCAATTGAATCAGCAACAAGAGCGTTACCTACAGAAACCAGACAACCCCGTTCTTGGTATCAAAACTTAGGGAATTGGCTATTATCATTGTGGCGGGTTTTCAAGGGACAAACGGATGGAGCTATTATTGCTCGTCTCAATAAAAACATCAATGAAGATGTTGCCAGGACTAAAAATACTCCCTTCCCCTTAGAATTAATTGTCAACCGCAAGCATTTAGAATATTGGCGAGCGCAAATAGCTGGGCAGCTTACGGCTGCCGAAGAATGGCAACAGAGATGGTTATTAAAACAGCGTAACAGTTCTCAGTTACAAACCCTACAGCAACAGATCGTTTTCCAAAAACGTCAACAACAACAAATACCGAAAAAAATAGCTAGTTATTCCGAACGAGATTTTTACAGTTGCTTTTATACCGATTATCATCAACTTCAAGTGCAATTATTCGAGCTATCTTGGCAATTTCAGCTTTCTACCGCATTACGAAGAAAAGAAGCAGTTATCGAAAATATCCGAACTTATATTGGCGTATTAAATGGTGAATGGGAAACTAAACGTCAGTTCAAGCGTAATTGGCACTCTGTTTACCGCGACCTCAGCCTTCTGTTTCCCGTTTTTCTCAGTACTCTACAGTCCCTGCGTCGTCTGTTTCCCGAACTACATAATGGCTGTATAGATCGAGCGTTCGTCGATGAAGCGGGTCAGATTACCCCCCATCAGGTCTATCCCTTGTTAGTCCGCAGTCGCCGAGCCATGTTTTTAGGAGACCCCTGGCAACTAGAGCCTATCGTTTCCTTGAGCGATTCAGATAAAGACCTATACAGAGCCAAAGCGTTTTTTGCCCGACAACTGACGGATACTGACTACGACCGCTATAGTCCGACCGCTATAACGGCATATCACCGAGCAGCAGGAGGTAGCGGGCGAGTGGGAGATTTGGGCAACGGGATCGTTCTTAAATATCATTATCGCAGCGTCCCTTTGATTGCTCGTTTTATCTCTCAACTCTGTTATCCAGAGATGATTATCAAAACATTACCCTCACCTTCACGAATGGGAGCTAATTTAATTGCTTGTCATGTAGAAGGACAACAAACAGACCATGTTAATCAAGCAGAAATTGAGGTAGTTAAAGACTTAATTAAAGAATTACTCAAAGCAGGATACAGTCTCAACTCGAATGATAATTCAGATACCATTGGAGTAATTTCCCCTTACCGCCGTCAAGCAGACGCTTTAACCAATTCATTACGGTCGCGTTGGTCGGATTTTTCTAGCAACAGTATAGGTACGGTTCATACTTTTCAAGGAGGGCAAAAATCAGTAATAATTCTCTCTACTCGTCAATGTCATTCCTCAGATAGTCTTTGGTTTATCAATCGTCGTCCTAATCTGCTCAACGTTGCGGTTAGCCGTGCCAGGGAACTGTTTATTTTAGTAGGGAATTTAAAGCTGCTTAGAGAAGGAGAATACAGCAAATTGTTAGTTGAATATATCGAGCAATTTGGAGAAATACGTATGTTGTAATTACGTTAGAGCGGACAAGTACCTTGAATAATTAATTAAAGTAAAGTTTCTAGCTGCTTTGTGCCATTAATAGAAATATAAAGCACTCGATTAATCATGTCTCTACCAGCTTCAATTTCATGCTGGATAAATTTTACTGCTTCGGTGCAGATCTCAATCTGTTTGTTACGCAGTAAATCACCTTCAACTATAAACACGATTCCTGCATGAACCTCAAAAGCAAGAGCAAATTTCTCACGCATCACCTACACTCTTCAGT
Protein-coding sequences here:
- a CDS encoding AAA domain-containing protein, giving the protein MRIGSDNFRNSKNSSLTGQSNNSRSAEAKIRAIMAIWLDYIRLEDLTNAKVDAQRHGVDYVWDKGVSLIGNHLIIDKTLFKTLKQKKKACADRNREEDYQIAVAFPSIAQFENNLRKFRPLFTIDLTPILSVNYRQKGWDLTEFEFHPVLPNLIKFYGIEEEEAERLPTREGLFVFLEAVFNRTFPTLQDFLNLIELPEKPLRCQPVPYLLRFGFANYNHHLKKDFQNLQGQLDYPWPISGHPAYEYLFGLPQPPKQEQLFLGAWATSPPDEAQATALKHSCSHGLTAVIGPPGHGKTHVVLHKIAQQVVERAVKLAQQGLDENNLTVVASTNNRAVNNVETYLSEQFDNDFFYLSQAGEDRDSLRKKVLPKLQAALNWLNETTFEQAEWEQAKKRLLSAVGEFQSYRERAELEQKQRVSDERQLEQNRIEIEKLTQAIEAIQSEQQQLSSNEETECSQFPREPIERIARAIESATRALPTETRQPRSWYQNLGNWLLSLWRVFKGQTDGAIIARLNKNINEDVARTKNTPFPLELIVNRKHLEYWRAQIAGQLTAAEEWQQRWLLKQRNSSQLQTLQQQIVFQKRQQQQIPKKIASYSERDFYSCFYTDYHQLQVQLFELSWQFQLSTALRRKEAVIENIRTYIGVLNGEWETKRQFKRNWHSVYRDLSLLFPVFLSTLQSLRRLFPELHNGCIDRAFVDEAGQITPHQVYPLLVRSRRAMFLGDPWQLEPIVSLSDSDKDLYRAKAFFARQLTDTDYDRYSPTAITAYHRAAGGSGRVGDLGNGIVLKYHYRSVPLIARFISQLCYPEMIIKTLPSPSRMGANLIACHVEGQQTDHVNQAEIEVVKDLIKELLKAGYSLNSNDNSDTIGVISPYRRQADALTNSLRSRWSDFSSNSIGTVHTFQGGQKSVIILSTRQCHSSDSLWFINRRPNLLNVAVSRARELFILVGNLKLLREGEYSKLLVEYIEQFGEIRML
- a CDS encoding ParB/RepB/Spo0J family partition protein, with product MSRRKSEKPFGSQINAPWADESKSETKAAATLVLIKEIHLPPQQPRRYFDPDALKELVNSIEQHGILQPLLVRPMTSGGYELVAGERRYRAAMSSELIEVPAVIRELSNSDALTLALIENLQREDLNPVEETEGILQLLSLHLEITVEEAISLLYRLNNESKGKVTRNVTGKETVAQVEKLFNSIGTMNWSSFVRNRLPLLKLPQDIREALQLGKIAYTKATVIARIKDDRVRNSLLLETIKNNLSLSQIKEKIEELQPNSDKPSDPLPKRLKTAYQQINKSKVWSDPKKRQKLEKLLSQLEALTSAK
- a CDS encoding helix-turn-helix transcriptional regulator, encoding MERKQTTSVETKETKKNIASVDIMEVSKLTDLPNTEPSLYKKDEYFTPAATSAPMVSSLRAQLRKDLWEKDPSGLAFFLHRAKGKSSNIIEHYITNPGDISLLPWEEALQIIDKFGTNTAKLHLIFAAHTMRQEQPWVNEFNLKISDLIEEIGWNNNHYPRYEKIKTIAKHAFALDCLTVQATWVEGRHRKGGLMASVETSRIWNVRVHLVGQQNLQGKVEQPEEGIITVRPGLWTDSFLNRAGCEARKALYQFGYLAQDILKIDPYQDDLALRLGLHLTIESRFHISGTYKVQTLLEALLPKTVINKALENSDKARKLTNRWNHALIVLSELSRAFQIEFDPVSYLEELRPDSKARKPRSYFEQLLAAKITIHPPAPIPELLAAKTQPKQIKSKIDPSPKNIKELVAQTTELTGTQIKDARKAKGWSQGQLAGFLGVSQNLVSLIERDKRAVSKKLRRKIGKLLEI
- a CDS encoding AAA family ATPase; translated protein: MSINSNSCRIIAIFNQAGGVAKTTLTHNLGYHLAQRKHRVLLIDMDPQASLTKFMGLVPAQLDKTVADAIIEEQPLPITEDIHGIDLAPTNRILSTTEMQLVSAEMRDLRLKEAIEPVKDAYDFILLDCPPSLGLLSYISLVAATHVLVPIETHVKAFEGTNELLQTVTRVKNRANRSLEIAGFVPTRYDRRNSADTRTLGAISTQLSSWGKVFPPIPRATSFVDASEEREPLAVYDPKHSAVTLLDSLATAMEELS